A window of Argopecten irradians isolate NY chromosome 14, Ai_NY, whole genome shotgun sequence contains these coding sequences:
- the LOC138307658 gene encoding para-nitrobenzyl esterase-like codes for MSVYLFWCLCGLLLQGVTQGFLFGEENSDSLPRPAIAQTTCGPVQGQFDGNGFGYRGIPYAVPPVGTRRWQPPEPLSRENGTCWTGTYNASRLRNACVQLLDKVVGSEDCLFLNVWSPTNSTSANLPVMVYIHGGSLLTGNSDWPGFSANEKLARDTNIVYVSLNYRLQAFGFMALDILTQNSKFNTSGNYGFMDQIRALKWVRDNIRNFGGDPKKVTVYGHSAGGTSVMALTASPLAKGTFQKAIMMSASPLLYKTLAEASADNLVFLKNTNCSTLTCLQQLSAEEVTQAVPWNVFPFWGMTDLVDVPVKGKLDGGLAIIDGLVLKESPFDSWVNGRSIDVPLIIGTAAQETDYYFYPKEFTDESMYTDYVLRKLGTFGTDIAKMALKLYPTGEKSVREQFTSMVSDARVGCGNDVTALWAAVNTNSSVYRYVTTSRPSVPVWPWGFQTNASLSFSGWDAFAFYGLMPYPIDYPSTSDVMFTANIRREFLSFVETGSPYSKDWLPYPENIALMSSQTTAAAGYHSQQCNFWMQNGFFNYSWVN; via the exons ATGTCAGTGTATCTATTCTGGTGTTTATGTGGCCTTCTCCTCCAAGGCGTCACGCAAGGCTTCCTATTCGGAGAAGAAAATAGCGATAGCTTACCGCGACCTGCCATTGCTCAAACCACGTGCGGCCCTGTACAAGGACAGTTTGATGGTAACGGATTTGGCTACAGAGGAATACCGTATGCCGTGCCGCCTGTTGGAACCAGACGCTGGCAGCCACCAGAGCCACTGTCACGTGAGAATGGCACGTGCTGGACAGGCACATACAATGCTTCTAGACTCAGGAATGCTTGCGTCCAGCTTCTAGATAAAGTTGTGGGCAGTGAGGATTGTCTCTTTCTCAACGTCTGGAGCCCGACCAACTCGACGTCAGCTAACTTACCTGTCATGGTTTACATACATGGTGGATCCTTATTGACAGGAAATAGTGACTGGCCGGGATTTTCTGCAAATGAGAAACTTGCGCGTGACACCAATATCGTTTACGTCAGTTTGAACTATCGTCTGCAGGCTTTCGGGTTCATGGCACTGGACATTTTAACTCAAAACTCTAAATTTAACACGTCCGGTAACTATGGTTTCATGGACCAGATCCGGGCTCTGAAATGGGTCAGAGACAATATTCGAAATTTTGGAGGAGATCCGAAGAAG GTTACTGTATATGGACACAGTGCAGGTGGTACCAGTGTTATGGCTTTGACTGCATCTCCTCTGGCTAAAGGAACATTCCAAAAGGCGATAATGATGAGCGCGTCACCTCTACTATACAAGACCTTAGCCGAGGCATCCGCAGACAATTTAGTGTTCCTGAAAAACACAAACTGTAGCACGTTAACATGTCTACAACAGTTGTCGGCTGAGGAAGTGACGCAGGCTGTACCATGGAACGTGTTCCCATTCTGGGGAATGACCGATCTGGTTGATGTCCCCGTCAAAGGAAAACTTGATGGAGGGTTGGCTATCATAGATG GTCTCGTCCTCAAGGAGTCTCCATTTGATTCATGGGTGAATGGACGTAGTATTGACGTACCGCTGATAATAG GAACTGCAGCTCAGGAAACTGACTATTATTTTTATCCAAAGGAATTTACAGATGAATCAATGTATACTGACTATGTTTTACGCAAACTTGGAACATTTGGAACCGACATTGCCAAGATGGCATTAAAGTTATATCCGACAGGCGAAAAATCCGTAAGAGAACAATTCACGTCCATGGTGTCCGACGCACGCGTTGGATGCGGAAATGACGTCACGGCGCTATGGGCCGCAGTCAACACCAACTCTTCTGTGTATCGCTATGTTACGACATCAAGGCCTTCTGTGCCAGTCTGGCCTTGGGGATTCCAAACAAACGCGTCCTTATCTTTCAGTGGTTGGGACGCGTTCGCGTTTTACGGACTTATGCCATATCCCATAGACTATCCGTCTACTAGCGATGTTATGTTTACGGCCAATATTCGTAGGGAGTTTTTGTCCTTCGTCGAAACCGGAAGTCCGTATTCCAAAGATTGGCTTCCTTATCCAGAAAATATAGCACTTATGTCAAGCCAAACCACAGCGGCAGCCGGTTACCACTCCCAACAATGCAATTTCTGGATGCAGAATGGTTTCTTCAATTATTCATGGGTTAACTAA